The segment ATTAATGTTCTTAAAGGCTTGCAAGACCGTCTCCAAGGTTTAGAAACAGTTATCGAACAACGCAATAAACGTCGAATTGAATGTTACTCGGCTTTTCTGCCCTCTCGGATGGCTAACAGTACAAGTGGTTAACTTGGCATCATGTTTTGTCAGAAACTCCCACCCCAGCGTCAAATAGTAGTGCATCCGCAGTTGAGGATACCAGCCGTCGTCATCTTTCTCGACAAGCTCAGGCGTAACATCAACTTCGTAGCGACGGGACAATTCCGCCTTGCGCTGCTGATGTCGTTCGGTTTTTGTTTTCGCCCGTTTGTCTTGCAACTTCTTGAGTTCAACGCCAGAGAGTTCATCAGAAGAAGCGATCGCCTGACATTCCGCAGCGTACAATTCAACAGATGCCGCTTTAACCGACTCGATTACAGCCTCACTTTCATCATCATCAACATCCGAGGCATCAATAATGGTGTAACCATCTTCGACCAAACCCGCAAGCACAGATTCTCTATAGCGCCGCATCTCCACGTTAATCACAGAGCCACGTTTCCCCCATGTCTGTAGGGATTCGGGCTGAAAATTCTGGTCAACATAGCTGTAATCGTCATTGTCCGCCGCCGACAACAGCACAATGTTCGCTTGTGTTGCAACGTGTTGGCTCCTCAACAATCCTCCGATGGATGTGGAGCCATTGCCCACAACCGACATCCCCCATTCTCTCACCCAAATGTGGCGGTCAACTGTTTCCCTAACCCGTGCCAACATTTGCCGCACGGAGTTAACCGGCTGCACTCCCTGGAAAATCCCCCAAACACCATCAAAATGCCCTCGAATGTCGATGCTGACTCCAGTTTCAAGACTTGGGGAAGCGATAACCAAATCATACTGAGTCAGAATCTCGTTCAAGTGAGCGATACAGCCAAACGCCGCATGAGAGGGGTCAGCAACAGATTCGCTGTCTATTCGCAGGATTCGTAATTCTGGGTATTTGCGACGAAAACGCTCTTCAAGTGCTTGGGTTCCCCACTTAGACTTAGCCTTTTGAGCAGAACAGCACAATAGATGATGTCCAATTTTAGCAATGGCTTTGTCCAGTGCTGCGATAAGATTCTTCGGGTTACTGCCAGAGTAGTTGTAACAGTTTCCGGCTACGTGCCGATAATTGTTGACGATAACGAAGGGATTAACTCGATATTCACCAGCGAGTGATAAAACATACTTCACATCTGTGTCAGAAACATCGGCACTAGACAGATAAATTTTTCCCTGACTGCTGCACAAAACATTCTGTACCAGTTGTTTGAGGTTTTTTAGAACGGACACCCGACGTTTTTGCACTTCCGTACCAGAGTTGAGCAAATGCCAGAATACTTGGTCGCACTCGTCAATAATTATGACATCATTCGCCCAGTCATTGGGGTTGAATCGCGCCTGACTTTCTTGATGTAGTGAATCAACACACACCCCATATCCCAACAATGTGCCTGTTTCATTTGTGCGGACTTCGGTAACATAGTTAACACCAAAGCGATTACACAGTGCCTCCCCTAATTGGATGCGATGGGTGATAATTAATACCCGTCTCTCTTGGTCGTGTGCTTTCGCCACCTCCGTTGCAAGCCATTCGGTTTTACCAGTACCTTTGGGAGCCTTGAGGATAATCAGTTTTTCACCTTGGGGTACGA is part of the Nostoc cf. commune SO-36 genome and harbors:
- a CDS encoding plasmid replication protein, CyRepA1 family: MNFQTDSLATHLQEWLNSGVDEEIFYLNVQSLSGTLPYEYLLYSPKISRRNDGRLRDRDLKKYQHIELGGWWCSGVDPLNNYVSMMWGCFKPDHPRRDRQKIHKFIKYEHPYREETRAFFLLVPNRIWVKVSNRSGIPITESDLQHPGGFWYWVWKNNVPVTIVEGVKKAGALLTAGYAAIAIPGVNAGYRTPHDEYGNAIGKPSLIPDLKHFATQGRQVNICFDQDNKPETVQRVRTAISRMGRLLVNEGCSLRVIDLPLGAEKGVDDFIVAKGQPAFDALYNTAVALELWEIKLFTLLTYPPAMSATGYAYALNQRFLGQLLVPQGEKLIILKAPKGTGKTEWLATEVAKAHDQERRVLIITHRIQLGEALCNRFGVNYVTEVRTNETGTLLGYGVCVDSLHQESQARFNPNDWANDVIIIDECDQVFWHLLNSGTEVQKRRVSVLKNLKQLVQNVLCSSQGKIYLSSADVSDTDVKYVLSLAGEYRVNPFVIVNNYRHVAGNCYNYSGSNPKNLIAALDKAIAKIGHHLLCCSAQKAKSKWGTQALEERFRRKYPELRILRIDSESVADPSHAAFGCIAHLNEILTQYDLVIASPSLETGVSIDIRGHFDGVWGIFQGVQPVNSVRQMLARVRETVDRHIWVREWGMSVVGNGSTSIGGLLRSQHVATQANIVLLSAADNDDYSYVDQNFQPESLQTWGKRGSVINVEMRRYRESVLAGLVEDGYTIIDASDVDDDESEAVIESVKAASVELYAAECQAIASSDELSGVELKKLQDKRAKTKTERHQQRKAELSRRYEVDVTPELVEKDDDGWYPQLRMHYYLTLGWEFLTKHDAKLTTCTVSHPRGQKSRVTFNSTFIALFDNCF